In Microbacterium cremeum, a genomic segment contains:
- a CDS encoding VapC toxin family PIN domain ribonuclease, with translation MTRHLLDINAVIALIDPLHVNHDRAHRWFASRGGAIWHTSPTVQNGVVRVVSHPKYPNSQPAPVVLASLASLSAREDHAFLADSVSLLDSSVHTERLLASSQVTDTYLLHLAASNDAMLATFDTRIVTSVVPSGATVVFAIP, from the coding sequence GTGACGCGGCACCTGCTCGACATCAACGCCGTCATCGCGCTCATCGATCCGCTGCACGTCAACCACGACCGGGCCCACCGGTGGTTCGCGTCGCGGGGCGGGGCGATCTGGCACACCAGCCCCACCGTGCAGAACGGCGTCGTGCGCGTGGTCAGCCACCCCAAGTACCCGAACAGCCAGCCGGCCCCGGTGGTGCTCGCGAGCCTGGCGAGCCTGTCGGCCCGCGAGGACCACGCGTTCCTCGCCGACTCGGTGAGCCTCCTCGACAGCTCGGTCCACACCGAGCGCCTGCTCGCGAGCTCTCAGGTGACCGATACGTACCTCCTCCATCTCGCCGCGTCGAACGACGCGATGCTCGCGACCTTCGACACGCGCATCGTGACCTCGGTGGTGCCGTCGGGGGCGACGGTGGTCTTCGCGATCCCGTAG
- a CDS encoding LLM class flavin-dependent oxidoreductase — protein sequence MDYGHALEFGAFITPSAAAPDAPVLLSQVAEASGLDLVTFQDHPYQPAFLDTWTLMSFVAARTDSIRIAPNVLNVPLRPPAVVARAAASLDLLSGGRFELALGAGGFWDAIEAIGGTRLTPGQAVTALEEAVDLIRELWRTDERRGVFTDGRHHRVHGAKRGPRPAHDLPIWIGAYKPRMLSLTGRKGNGWLPSLGYLKPGDLARGNAAIDEAAASVGRDPREIRRLLNVGQLAADPNEFAERLARLALDDGIGTFILAGDDPRLLQTFGEEVAPAVRELVARERGSRGTAEAPVRSAAALAARRAGIAYDDVPAGLHAIEPGDFEYGDVRATYMRGGAPGIVLQPDSPQQVADALAFARRHPELPLAVRSGGHGISGRSTNDGGIVIDLRRLDDIEVLDATRRLVRIGPGARWMQVAAALGEHGWALSSGDYGGVGVGGLATAGGIGFLAREHGLTLDHLRAAEVVLADGSIVRTDAEHHPDLFWAVRGAGANIGIVTAFEFEVDEVGDVGWAQLAFQVDDLAGFLQGYGRIVEAAPRDLTLFLLAGGPRPGQPQVVQLYGVVDSDDPDTIIARLQPFAELAPLVQQSVQLVPYAQVMANADLGPQHGAGEPHSRSGLIEHVTPEFANAAARMVQSGAIPFFQLRAVGGAVADVPEDATAYAHRSAGFSVVALGSNADRLDAQWQTLADHVRGMYLSFDSSQRPERIAEAFPPATLARLRRIKGQYDPTCVFRDNFAIEPAADAA from the coding sequence ATGGATTACGGCCACGCGCTCGAGTTCGGCGCGTTCATCACCCCGTCCGCTGCCGCTCCCGACGCGCCCGTCCTGCTGTCGCAGGTCGCCGAGGCATCGGGACTCGACCTCGTCACGTTCCAGGACCACCCCTACCAGCCGGCGTTCCTCGACACGTGGACGCTCATGTCGTTCGTCGCGGCCCGGACCGACAGCATCCGCATCGCCCCCAACGTGCTCAACGTGCCGCTGCGTCCGCCCGCCGTCGTGGCGCGCGCCGCGGCGAGCCTCGACCTGCTGTCGGGCGGCAGGTTCGAGCTCGCGCTCGGCGCGGGCGGGTTCTGGGATGCGATCGAGGCGATAGGCGGCACGCGCCTCACGCCCGGCCAGGCGGTGACCGCACTCGAGGAGGCCGTCGACCTCATCCGCGAGCTGTGGCGCACCGACGAGCGGCGCGGCGTCTTCACCGACGGCCGCCACCACCGCGTGCACGGGGCGAAGCGCGGCCCCCGGCCCGCACACGATCTGCCGATCTGGATCGGCGCCTACAAGCCGCGCATGCTCTCGCTCACCGGACGCAAGGGCAACGGCTGGCTGCCGTCGCTCGGCTACCTGAAGCCCGGGGACCTCGCCCGGGGCAACGCCGCGATCGACGAGGCGGCCGCCTCGGTCGGCCGCGACCCGCGCGAGATCCGCCGGCTGCTCAACGTGGGGCAGCTCGCGGCCGACCCGAACGAGTTCGCCGAACGGCTGGCACGCCTCGCGCTCGACGACGGCATCGGGACGTTCATCCTCGCGGGCGACGACCCGCGCCTGCTGCAGACCTTCGGCGAGGAGGTCGCGCCGGCGGTGCGCGAGCTCGTGGCCCGCGAGCGCGGATCCCGCGGCACGGCCGAGGCCCCGGTCCGCTCGGCGGCCGCGCTGGCCGCACGCCGCGCGGGCATCGCCTACGACGACGTGCCCGCAGGGCTCCACGCCATCGAGCCGGGCGACTTCGAGTACGGCGACGTGCGCGCCACCTACATGCGCGGGGGAGCTCCGGGCATCGTGCTGCAGCCCGACTCGCCGCAGCAAGTGGCCGACGCGCTCGCGTTCGCGCGGAGGCATCCCGAACTGCCGCTCGCGGTGCGCAGCGGCGGCCACGGCATCAGCGGCCGCAGCACGAACGACGGCGGCATCGTGATCGATCTGCGCCGCCTCGACGACATCGAGGTGCTCGACGCGACCCGGCGGCTCGTGCGGATCGGCCCGGGAGCCCGGTGGATGCAGGTGGCGGCGGCACTCGGCGAGCACGGCTGGGCACTGAGCTCGGGCGACTACGGCGGCGTGGGCGTCGGCGGCCTCGCGACGGCGGGCGGCATCGGGTTCCTCGCGCGCGAGCACGGCCTCACCCTCGACCACCTCCGCGCCGCCGAGGTCGTGCTGGCCGACGGCTCGATCGTGCGAACGGATGCCGAGCACCACCCCGACCTGTTCTGGGCGGTCCGCGGAGCCGGCGCCAACATCGGCATCGTGACGGCCTTCGAGTTCGAGGTCGACGAGGTCGGTGACGTGGGGTGGGCGCAGCTGGCGTTCCAGGTCGACGACCTCGCCGGGTTCCTGCAGGGCTACGGGCGCATCGTCGAGGCCGCGCCGCGCGATCTCACGCTGTTCCTGCTCGCCGGCGGGCCGCGTCCCGGCCAGCCCCAGGTCGTGCAGTTGTACGGCGTGGTCGACTCCGACGACCCCGACACGATCATCGCGCGCCTGCAGCCCTTCGCCGAGCTCGCGCCGCTCGTGCAGCAGTCGGTGCAGCTCGTGCCGTACGCGCAGGTGATGGCGAACGCCGACCTCGGCCCGCAGCACGGCGCCGGAGAGCCGCACTCGCGCTCCGGGCTGATCGAGCACGTCACACCGGAGTTCGCGAACGCGGCGGCACGCATGGTGCAGTCGGGTGCCATCCCGTTCTTCCAGCTGCGCGCGGTCGGCGGTGCGGTCGCCGACGTCCCCGAGGACGCCACGGCGTACGCCCACCGGTCGGCGGGCTTCTCGGTCGTCGCTCTCGGCTCGAACGCCGATCGTCTCGACGCGCAGTGGCAGACGCTCGCCGATCACGTGCGCGGCATGTACCTGAGCTTCGACTCGTCGCAGCGCCCCGAGCGCATCGCCGAGGCGTTCCCGCCCGCGACGCTCGCACGCCTGCGCCGGATCAAGGGTCAGTACGACCCGACGTGCGTGTTCCGCGACAACTTCGCGATCGAGCCCGCCGCCGACGCCGCCTGA
- a CDS encoding Ig-like domain-containing protein, with protein sequence MRSFTWLRSRPRTLASAGAVTAAAVTLTTMAFVYQGLPTTEVDLHDGGVWVTKQSSLLVGHFNHESKVLDGGLRTTGDEYDILQSGGTVLVVDEGSSSVTVVDPAMVALAEAANVPAGAKVTLGGSTVSILDRASGDLWVVGAAAMGSFQIEGTDPAVNVGKGADAAVGVDGRVHAVSLESREVVTLTLQEDGTPSEPQRTALSDLPKDAEVSISAVGHRPVVLDASTGTVYADGRAVVVEGARSAVLQQPGADSDAATLSTAAALVRVPFDGSDPTVVEAGPDGAPAAPVWLEGCAYGAWSASARFVRDCPGDDDDLTSDIEGVEPTSVLQFRVNRDVIVLNDIVGGATWMAAESMQRVDNWDEITPPEGETEEDEETTEETVETTLPERSEVNTPPIATDDDLGVRPGRTTILPVLDNDSDPDGDVLTSRVLDGGPSIGEIQSIDNGRGLQIAVPEDASGAGSFSYEISDGRGGTDTASVSLVVRPWDVNDAPTQKRVTTIAVESGGTVTYNVLPDWIDPDGDDVFLASVTPAEGDEADFTSDGRITYRAVGGTQGRKDVAITVSDGTDMAVGTVRFDVRPVGSIEPVTNADYVAVRVGQTATVAPLANDVGAGREPLRLARVDEVTGAEVVPDYPNKTFTFTSATPGTYYVQYLVAAGTGGVPGLVRIDVLSEGETNLPPVAVRDVALLPAGGEVLVNVLSNDSDPSGGILVVQSVTVEPNSGIAVAVLGHETLRISDQAALSEQVRISYRISNGAQSAEGDVIVIPIPAPSQLRPPVANDDQVVVRAGDVVTIPVLENDYHPNNDVIHVAPDLVPPLITRDKGEMFVSQDAVRFRASDEPGTVYATYEVVDSTGQKDAGYITIQVLPVNPENNAAPRPRDLTSRVLAGSRVRIPVPLDGIDADGDSVSLVGLASAPEKGRIAETGSNYLEYEAFDDTAGVDTFRYRVRDRLGAEATASIRIGIAPPESVNQAPYAVKDAVVMRPDRRVAVPVLANDSDPDGDEFGLVRDGLILPDVPGLSAKVDGNRVIVSSPGEPVETSLQYTIRDARGAEAKAVLQITVAEDVPLQRPIARDDYVRAQDVEEGTADIEVLANDEDPDGTIEDLDVAVSESTARVLADGRVRVTLGDENRLVTYTVTDRDGNKASAFIHVPSLASLPPTVVTTAPIEVASGETVEIPLAKHVRAAGGGTVVITEAAKVTAAHHDGSSLVKDQTTLLYTSATGYFGPDAITFEVTDGTGPDDPKGRKATLVLPITVLPPENQQPSFVTGQVDVAPGEDPVTLDLLGLTTDPDVEDLDGMRYEIVGGSPAGMSASVDGQDLRVSAAADTRKGTAGTLRLRIDDGTTEPVEGIVNVRVIASTRELPTANDDIVPEAHQGKVTTVPVLANDVNPFPETPLKVTTALVETGRGTVDVAGSEVRVTPDDSFFGTMVVRYRVQDATGDPDREVEGRIRLTVQGKPDAPGTPTVSSVQDRTVVLAWTPPANNGAEIERYLVSSTAGNYEKVCLATTCTLDGLTNNVEYNFTVVAENRVGPSEPSAPSETARPDARPDTPEPPTLVFGDRSLTVTWKTPPTPGSPVESFNLEISPAPPSGIGQKTLVTGNSLVWDGLENGTSYQVRVQAVNRAPEPSSWSAWSLSEIPAGPPAAPAAPTTSRLEPVGSQAQIQVSWARPAENGAPISGYQLDVLRGSSLVNSIPVAAGQTSQAVVVDTSTTDYTFRVRAQNKAGWGEFSPNSAPQRAFTPPGAPTNVTLREGDRMVTVSYQPGPLNGANQSEVSYQVSLNNAGWQALPGNGQIGGLANGTDYTARVRAVSNVGGASEAGAASAPSNTVRPYGPVRDPGVSAQREGTSVRVSWSAPAENGRPITQMQIRIDGGGWQNVAMNGNRLVGNGYDERHTIDVRAYDSVGQVSRVVSDAATTAPRPQPRVWVTKGSFVPGCSTNSLGNGCHKYVVNTANFNGGSYRIECHDVGGYFANNAGYPVNIPSNGSIELDCYNGYAGPHYVRIIGGNPEWSERATW encoded by the coding sequence ATGAGGTCGTTCACCTGGCTCCGGTCGCGCCCGCGCACGCTCGCGTCGGCCGGCGCGGTGACCGCAGCCGCGGTGACTCTCACGACGATGGCCTTCGTGTATCAGGGGCTCCCGACGACCGAGGTCGACCTGCACGACGGCGGGGTGTGGGTGACGAAGCAGTCGAGCCTGCTCGTGGGCCACTTCAACCACGAGTCGAAGGTGCTCGACGGCGGCCTGCGCACCACGGGCGACGAGTACGACATCCTGCAGTCCGGCGGCACGGTCCTCGTCGTGGACGAGGGGTCCTCGAGCGTCACCGTCGTCGACCCGGCCATGGTCGCGCTCGCCGAGGCGGCGAACGTCCCGGCCGGCGCGAAGGTGACCCTCGGCGGGTCGACGGTGTCGATCCTCGACCGCGCCTCGGGCGACCTGTGGGTCGTCGGCGCGGCCGCGATGGGGTCGTTCCAGATCGAGGGCACCGACCCGGCCGTCAACGTCGGCAAGGGGGCGGATGCCGCGGTCGGCGTGGACGGCCGCGTCCACGCCGTCTCGCTCGAGAGCCGCGAAGTCGTCACCCTGACGCTCCAGGAGGACGGGACCCCCTCCGAGCCGCAGCGGACGGCTCTGTCCGACCTCCCGAAGGACGCCGAGGTGTCGATCTCGGCGGTGGGCCATCGTCCCGTCGTGCTCGACGCGTCGACGGGAACCGTCTACGCCGACGGCAGGGCGGTCGTGGTCGAAGGCGCCCGGAGCGCCGTGCTGCAGCAGCCCGGCGCGGACTCCGACGCGGCGACGCTGTCGACGGCTGCCGCACTCGTGCGCGTGCCGTTCGACGGGTCCGATCCGACCGTGGTCGAAGCCGGCCCCGACGGTGCGCCCGCCGCCCCGGTCTGGCTCGAAGGCTGCGCCTACGGTGCCTGGAGCGCCTCCGCGCGGTTCGTGCGCGACTGCCCCGGCGACGACGACGACCTCACGAGCGACATCGAGGGCGTGGAGCCGACGTCGGTGCTGCAGTTCCGCGTGAACCGCGACGTCATCGTGCTCAACGACATCGTCGGCGGCGCGACGTGGATGGCTGCCGAGAGCATGCAGCGCGTCGACAACTGGGACGAGATCACGCCGCCCGAGGGCGAGACCGAGGAAGACGAGGAGACCACCGAGGAGACGGTCGAGACGACCCTCCCGGAGCGCTCCGAGGTCAACACGCCTCCGATCGCCACCGACGACGACCTGGGCGTGCGGCCCGGCCGCACCACGATCCTGCCGGTGCTCGACAACGACAGCGACCCCGACGGCGACGTGCTCACCTCGCGCGTGCTCGACGGCGGGCCGTCCATCGGCGAGATCCAGTCGATCGACAACGGCCGCGGTCTGCAGATCGCGGTGCCCGAGGACGCGAGCGGCGCGGGATCCTTCTCGTACGAGATCTCGGACGGCCGCGGCGGCACCGACACCGCGTCGGTCTCGCTCGTCGTACGCCCCTGGGACGTCAACGACGCCCCCACGCAGAAGCGCGTCACGACGATCGCCGTGGAGTCCGGCGGCACCGTGACCTACAACGTGCTGCCGGACTGGATCGACCCCGACGGCGACGACGTCTTCCTCGCCTCGGTCACCCCCGCCGAGGGCGACGAGGCCGACTTCACCTCCGACGGGCGCATCACGTACCGTGCGGTGGGCGGCACGCAGGGCCGCAAGGACGTCGCGATCACGGTGTCGGACGGCACCGACATGGCGGTGGGCACCGTCAGGTTCGACGTGCGTCCGGTGGGCTCGATCGAGCCGGTGACCAACGCCGACTACGTCGCGGTGCGGGTCGGCCAGACGGCGACCGTCGCGCCGCTCGCGAACGACGTCGGAGCCGGTCGTGAGCCGCTGCGGCTGGCGCGCGTCGACGAGGTGACCGGTGCCGAGGTGGTGCCCGACTACCCGAACAAGACGTTCACGTTCACCTCTGCCACTCCCGGGACGTACTACGTGCAGTACCTCGTGGCGGCGGGCACCGGCGGCGTGCCGGGTCTCGTGCGGATCGACGTCCTGTCGGAGGGCGAGACCAACCTGCCGCCGGTGGCCGTGCGCGATGTCGCCCTGCTGCCCGCGGGCGGCGAGGTGCTCGTGAACGTGCTGTCGAACGACTCCGACCCCTCGGGCGGCATCCTCGTCGTGCAGTCCGTGACGGTCGAGCCGAACTCGGGCATCGCGGTGGCCGTGCTGGGCCATGAGACGCTGCGCATCAGCGACCAGGCCGCACTGTCGGAGCAGGTGCGCATCTCGTACCGCATCTCGAACGGCGCGCAGTCCGCCGAGGGCGACGTGATCGTCATCCCGATCCCCGCCCCGTCGCAGCTGCGGCCGCCGGTCGCGAACGACGACCAGGTGGTCGTACGGGCGGGCGACGTCGTGACGATCCCCGTGCTCGAGAACGACTACCACCCGAACAACGACGTCATCCACGTCGCGCCCGACCTCGTGCCCCCGCTCATCACGCGCGACAAGGGCGAGATGTTCGTCTCGCAGGACGCCGTGCGCTTCCGCGCGTCGGACGAGCCGGGCACCGTGTACGCCACGTACGAGGTCGTCGACAGCACCGGGCAGAAGGATGCCGGGTACATCACGATCCAGGTCCTCCCGGTCAATCCCGAGAACAACGCCGCCCCGCGGCCCCGCGACCTCACCTCGCGCGTGCTCGCGGGCAGCCGCGTGCGGATCCCGGTGCCGCTGGATGGCATCGACGCCGACGGCGACTCGGTGAGCCTGGTCGGCCTCGCATCGGCCCCCGAGAAGGGCCGCATCGCCGAGACCGGCTCGAACTACCTGGAGTACGAGGCCTTCGACGACACGGCAGGCGTCGACACGTTCCGGTACCGCGTGCGGGACCGGCTCGGCGCCGAGGCCACTGCATCGATCCGCATCGGCATCGCGCCGCCCGAGAGCGTCAACCAGGCGCCGTACGCGGTCAAGGACGCCGTCGTCATGCGCCCCGACCGGCGGGTGGCCGTGCCGGTGCTCGCGAACGACTCCGACCCGGACGGCGACGAGTTCGGCCTGGTCCGAGACGGCCTGATCCTCCCCGATGTGCCGGGCCTCTCGGCCAAGGTGGACGGGAACCGCGTCATCGTCTCCTCTCCGGGCGAGCCGGTCGAGACATCGCTGCAGTACACGATCCGCGACGCCCGCGGGGCGGAGGCCAAGGCGGTGCTGCAGATCACCGTCGCCGAAGACGTCCCGCTGCAGCGGCCCATCGCCCGCGACGACTACGTGCGCGCGCAGGACGTCGAGGAGGGGACCGCCGACATCGAGGTGCTCGCCAACGACGAAGACCCCGACGGCACCATCGAGGACCTCGACGTCGCCGTGAGCGAGTCCACGGCCCGCGTGCTCGCCGACGGCAGGGTCCGCGTCACCCTCGGCGACGAGAACCGTCTCGTCACCTACACCGTCACCGACCGCGACGGCAACAAGGCATCCGCGTTCATCCACGTCCCCTCGCTCGCATCGCTGCCGCCGACGGTCGTGACGACGGCGCCGATCGAGGTCGCCAGCGGCGAGACCGTCGAGATCCCGCTGGCCAAGCACGTGCGTGCGGCCGGCGGCGGCACGGTCGTCATCACCGAGGCCGCCAAGGTGACGGCCGCCCACCACGACGGCTCATCGCTCGTGAAAGACCAGACGACGCTGCTGTACACGTCGGCCACCGGCTATTTCGGTCCGGATGCGATCACCTTCGAGGTCACCGACGGCACCGGCCCCGACGACCCGAAGGGCCGCAAGGCGACGCTCGTGCTGCCCATCACAGTGCTTCCGCCCGAGAACCAGCAGCCGTCGTTCGTGACCGGTCAGGTGGATGTCGCGCCCGGGGAGGACCCGGTGACGCTGGACCTGCTCGGCCTCACGACCGATCCCGACGTCGAAGACCTGGATGGCATGCGCTACGAGATCGTCGGAGGGTCGCCCGCCGGGATGTCCGCGTCGGTGGACGGGCAGGATCTGCGCGTCAGCGCTGCCGCCGACACCAGGAAGGGCACGGCCGGAACGCTCCGCCTCCGGATCGACGACGGCACCACCGAACCCGTCGAGGGGATCGTCAACGTGCGCGTCATCGCCTCGACGCGCGAACTGCCGACGGCGAACGACGACATCGTGCCCGAGGCGCACCAGGGCAAGGTCACGACCGTCCCCGTGCTCGCGAACGACGTGAACCCGTTCCCCGAGACCCCGCTGAAGGTCACGACCGCGCTGGTCGAGACCGGTCGGGGTACGGTCGACGTCGCCGGCAGCGAGGTGCGCGTGACCCCGGACGACTCGTTCTTCGGGACGATGGTGGTGCGCTATCGCGTGCAGGATGCGACGGGCGACCCCGACCGCGAGGTCGAGGGCCGGATCCGCCTGACCGTGCAGGGCAAGCCCGACGCGCCGGGCACGCCGACGGTCTCGAGCGTCCAGGACCGCACGGTCGTGCTCGCGTGGACGCCGCCGGCCAACAACGGCGCCGAGATCGAGCGGTACCTGGTGTCGTCGACGGCGGGCAACTACGAGAAGGTGTGCCTCGCCACGACCTGCACGCTCGACGGCCTCACCAACAACGTCGAGTACAACTTCACGGTGGTCGCCGAGAACCGCGTCGGCCCGTCCGAGCCCTCGGCGCCGTCCGAGACCGCGCGCCCGGATGCGCGCCCCGACACCCCGGAGCCTCCGACGCTGGTGTTCGGCGACCGCAGCCTCACCGTCACGTGGAAGACCCCGCCCACCCCCGGTTCGCCGGTGGAGTCGTTCAATCTCGAGATCTCGCCGGCGCCGCCGTCGGGCATCGGCCAGAAGACCCTGGTGACCGGCAACTCACTCGTGTGGGACGGGCTCGAGAACGGCACGTCGTACCAGGTGCGGGTCCAGGCCGTGAACCGCGCGCCCGAGCCGTCGAGCTGGAGCGCGTGGTCGCTCAGCGAGATCCCCGCCGGGCCTCCGGCCGCGCCTGCGGCGCCGACCACCTCCCGGCTCGAGCCGGTGGGATCCCAGGCGCAGATCCAGGTCTCGTGGGCCAGGCCCGCAGAGAACGGCGCCCCGATCTCGGGGTACCAGCTCGACGTGCTGCGCGGGTCGAGCCTGGTCAACTCCATCCCGGTGGCGGCGGGCCAGACGAGCCAGGCGGTCGTCGTGGACACCTCCACCACCGACTACACGTTCCGCGTGCGCGCGCAGAACAAGGCCGGCTGGGGCGAGTTCAGTCCGAACTCCGCGCCGCAGCGCGCGTTCACGCCGCCCGGAGCGCCGACCAACGTGACTCTGCGGGAAGGCGATCGCATGGTCACGGTCAGCTACCAGCCGGGTCCGCTCAATGGCGCGAACCAGTCGGAGGTGAGCTACCAGGTCTCGCTGAACAACGCCGGGTGGCAGGCGCTGCCGGGCAACGGGCAGATCGGCGGACTGGCGAACGGCACGGACTACACCGCTCGCGTGCGCGCGGTGTCGAACGTCGGGGGAGCCAGCGAAGCGGGGGCGGCGTCGGCGCCGTCGAACACCGTCAGGCCCTACGGCCCGGTGCGCGACCCCGGCGTCAGCGCGCAGCGCGAGGGCACGAGCGTCCGCGTCAGCTGGAGCGCGCCGGCCGAGAACGGGCGCCCCATCACGCAGATGCAGATCCGCATCGACGGCGGCGGCTGGCAGAACGTCGCCATGAACGGCAACAGGCTCGTCGGCAACGGGTACGACGAGCGCCACACGATCGACGTGCGCGCCTACGACTCCGTGGGCCAGGTCTCGCGCGTGGTGTCCGATGCCGCGACCACCGCACCCCGGCCGCAGCCGCGCGTCTGGGTGACCAAGGGCTCGTTCGTCCCCGGCTGCTCGACGAACTCGCTCGGCAACGGCTGCCACAAGTACGTGGTCAACACCGCGAACTTCAACGGCGGCTCGTACCGCATCGAGTGCCACGACGTGGGCGGCTACTTCGCCAACAACGCGGGCTACCCGGTGAACATCCCGTCGAACGGGTCCATCGAGCTCGACTGCTACAACGGCTACGCCGGCCCGCACTACGTGCGGATCATCGGCGGCAATCCCGAGTGGAGCGAGCGCGCCACCTGGTAG
- a CDS encoding ATP-binding cassette domain-containing protein produces the protein MPDTHPHIADSHEVIRVIGARENNLKNVSVEIPKRRLTVFTGVSGSGKSSLVFGTIANESQRLINETYPTFVQQFMGQLSRPEVDGLENVSPAIIVDQERMGSNARSTVGTATDAHAMLRMLFSRLGQPHVGSPQAFSFNIPSVSGAGAMTVEKGGRKVEERRSFEITGGMCPRCEGLGEASEIDLDELYDKTKSLAEGALTIPGYNVDGWMVKGFTESGFVDPRKPIQDYSEQELADFLYKEPTKVKMSGINMTYEGLVPKITKSMLQKDRDSLQPHIRAFVDRAVKFTACPDCGGSRLNEGARSSKIRGISIADAAAMQISDLADWLATIDEPEVAPLMAGLRQTIASFVEVGLGYLSLDRSSGTLSGGEAQRTKMIRHLGSALTDITYVFDEPTAGLHPHDIARMNDLLRQLRDKGNTVLVVEHKPEVIEIADHIVDLGPGAGRAGGEVQYEGDVAGLRASGTITGRHLDDRARLKPATRDPKGVLEIRGANQHNLKDVDIDIPLGILTVVTGVAGSGKSSLIHGNVPAFDDVVVVDQSPIKGNRRSSPATYTGLLDTIRAAFAKANGVKPALFSANSEGACVACRGLGVIITNLGFTQTVETLCEVCDGSGFSDEVLEYLLDGKNIAEVLAMTAAEASVFFTKGPAHTTLSRMMDVGLGYLTLGQALNTLSGGERQRLKLAISMAKKGAIYVLDEPTTGLHLADVDNLLGMLDRLVDAGNSVIVIEHHQAVMAHADRIIDLGPGAGHDGGEIVFQGTPADLVANGDSLTAKHLREYVGG, from the coding sequence ATGCCTGACACCCACCCGCACATCGCCGACTCGCACGAGGTCATCCGTGTGATCGGAGCCCGTGAGAACAACCTCAAGAACGTCTCGGTAGAGATCCCCAAGCGCCGGCTGACCGTGTTCACCGGGGTCAGCGGCTCAGGCAAGTCGTCGCTCGTGTTCGGCACCATCGCCAACGAGTCGCAGCGCCTCATCAACGAGACCTACCCGACGTTCGTGCAGCAGTTCATGGGGCAGCTGAGCCGCCCCGAGGTCGACGGGCTCGAGAACGTCAGCCCCGCGATCATCGTCGACCAGGAGCGCATGGGGTCCAACGCGCGGTCGACCGTGGGGACGGCGACCGACGCGCATGCGATGCTGCGGATGCTGTTCAGCCGGCTCGGGCAGCCGCATGTCGGGTCGCCGCAGGCCTTCTCGTTCAACATCCCCTCGGTGTCGGGCGCCGGCGCCATGACCGTCGAGAAGGGCGGCAGGAAGGTCGAGGAGCGGCGCAGCTTCGAGATCACGGGCGGCATGTGCCCGCGATGCGAAGGACTCGGCGAGGCGAGCGAGATCGACCTCGACGAGCTGTACGACAAGACCAAGTCGCTCGCCGAGGGCGCGCTCACCATCCCCGGCTACAACGTCGACGGCTGGATGGTGAAGGGGTTCACCGAGTCCGGCTTCGTCGACCCGCGCAAGCCCATCCAGGACTACTCCGAGCAGGAGCTCGCCGACTTCCTCTACAAGGAGCCGACGAAGGTCAAGATGTCGGGCATCAACATGACCTACGAGGGTCTCGTGCCCAAGATCACGAAGTCGATGCTGCAGAAGGACCGCGATTCGCTGCAGCCGCACATCCGGGCGTTCGTCGATCGCGCGGTGAAGTTCACGGCATGCCCCGACTGCGGCGGCTCGCGCCTGAACGAGGGCGCCCGGTCGTCCAAGATCCGGGGGATCAGCATCGCGGATGCGGCGGCCATGCAGATCTCGGATCTCGCGGACTGGCTCGCCACGATCGACGAGCCCGAGGTGGCCCCGCTCATGGCGGGCCTGCGGCAGACGATCGCGTCGTTCGTGGAGGTCGGACTCGGCTACCTGTCGCTGGACCGCTCGTCGGGCACGCTGTCGGGAGGCGAGGCGCAGCGCACCAAGATGATCCGCCACCTCGGCTCGGCGCTCACCGACATCACGTACGTGTTCGACGAGCCCACCGCGGGTCTGCACCCGCACGACATCGCGCGCATGAACGACCTGCTGCGCCAGCTGCGCGACAAGGGCAACACCGTGCTCGTGGTCGAGCACAAGCCCGAGGTGATCGAGATCGCCGACCACATCGTCGACCTCGGTCCCGGGGCCGGCCGCGCCGGGGGCGAGGTGCAGTACGAGGGCGATGTCGCGGGGCTCCGCGCCTCGGGCACGATCACGGGCCGCCACCTCGACGACCGCGCCCGGCTGAAGCCGGCGACGCGCGACCCGAAGGGCGTCCTCGAGATCCGCGGTGCGAACCAGCACAACCTCAAGGACGTCGACATCGACATCCCGCTCGGCATCCTCACCGTCGTGACGGGCGTCGCGGGGTCGGGCAAGTCCTCGCTCATCCACGGCAACGTGCCCGCGTTCGACGACGTCGTCGTCGTCGACCAGTCGCCGATCAAGGGCAACCGCCGCAGCAGCCCCGCGACCTACACGGGCCTGCTCGACACCATCCGCGCCGCGTTCGCGAAGGCGAACGGCGTCAAGCCGGCGCTGTTCAGCGCGAACTCCGAGGGCGCGTGCGTCGCGTGCCGCGGCCTCGGAGTGATCATCACGAACCTCGGGTTCACGCAGACCGTCGAGACGCTGTGCGAGGTGTGCGACGGCAGCGGGTTCTCGGACGAGGTGCTCGAGTACCTCCTCGACGGCAAGAACATCGCCGAGGTGCTCGCGATGACGGCGGCCGAGGCATCCGTCTTCTTCACCAAAGGACCGGCCCACACGACGCTCAGCCGCATGATGGACGTCGGACTCGGCTATCTCACGCTCGGCCAGGCGCTGAACACGCTGTCGGGGGGTGAGCGCCAGCGGTTGAAGCTCGCCATCTCGATGGCGAAGAAGGGCGCGATCTACGTGCTCGACGAGCCGACGACCGGCCTGCACCTCGCCGACGTCGACAACCTGCTCGGGATGCTGGACCGCCTCGTCGACGCGGGCAACAGCGTCATCGTCATCGAGCATCACCAGGCCGTGATGGCGCACGCCGATCGCATCATCGACCTCGGGCCCGGCGCCGGTCACGACGGTGGCGAGATCGTGTTCCAGGGCACGCCCGCCGACCTCGTGGCGAACGGCGACTCGCTCACCGCGAAGCATCTGCGCGAGTACGTCGGCGGCTGA